A stretch of the Lactuca sativa cultivar Salinas chromosome 9, Lsat_Salinas_v11, whole genome shotgun sequence genome encodes the following:
- the LOC111882598 gene encoding uncharacterized protein LOC111882598: MQQADSESLVLVCGGGDGGGDRKIACETLADGRGYAPEDLDIPHSTVVEVTPDFPPESFWLSKDAEFDWFDRNAFLERKESTKGNSNSMNLNPNVNPSHSNSNSQRYSMTLKSKPAIIGLPKTQKMTYVESKRRQCKPANIRLFPKRSNSVGKALTTVLVTEPSSPKVSCIGRVRSRRCRSRRKSSAQANQPEKSASQRSGTSRSHKAGFMSRITSLFRSEGHRRKKNGKSSEKVIEPAENSVSRKIYVTVKPVNSEPETPSAPPALGGMMRFASGRRSASWGGSDDEEEVAARHSLDSGRRGL; the protein is encoded by the coding sequence ATGCAACAGGCTGATTCAGAATCACTTGTTTTGGTCTGCGGTGGTGGAGATGGTGGTGGCGATCGGAAGATTGCTTGCGAGACGTTAGCGGATGGACGTGGATACGCGCCGGAAGATCTGGATATTCCACACAGCACGGTAGTTGAAGTTACGCCGGATTTTCCGCCGGAATCGTTCTGGCTATCGAAGGACGCCGAATTCGACTGGTTTGATCGGAATGCTTTTTTAGAACGGAAGGAATCTACTAAAGGAAACTCGAATTCAATGAATTTGAATCCGAATGTGAACCCTAGCCACTCGAATTCGAACTCGCAGAGATATTCAATGACCTTGAAATCAAAACCTGCGATTATTGGATTACCGAAGACGCAGAAGATGACTTACGTTGAATCCAAGCGTAGGCAGTGTAAGCCGGCTAACATACGGCTATTTCCGAAGCGGTCGAATTCCGTCGGAAAGGCTCTGACGACGGTTCTGGTGACGGAGCCGTCTTCGCCGAAGGTTTCGTGTATTGGGAGAGTTAGATCGAGGAGGTGCCGCAGCCGTAGGAAGTCATCAGCACAAGCGAATCAACCGGAGAAGTCTGCTAGTCAACGATCAGGAACAAGTAGATCACACAAAGCTGGCTTTATGTCTCGTATAACGTCGTTATTCCGTTCTGAAGGTCACCGCAGGAAGAAAAACGGTAAATCCTCAGAAAAAGTCATTGAACCTGCAGAAAATTCCGTTTCAAGGAAGATTTACGTGACTGTGAAGCCCGTTAACAGCGAACCGGAGACGCCTTCTGCACCGCCTGCTTTAGGAGGCATGATGCGGTTTGCGTCAGGGCGGAGATCGGCGTCGTGGGGAGGTTCCGATGATGAAGAAGAGGTGGCTGCGCGTCATTCGTTGGATTCAGGACGCCGTGGACTATAG